From one Paenibacillus sp. FSL K6-1330 genomic stretch:
- a CDS encoding class I SAM-dependent DNA methyltransferase, giving the protein MSISNFIKRIRDIMRNDSGINGDAQRIEQIAWMLFLKVYDAKEQDWDMDEDDYQSIIPEDCRWNCWAVDDKSGNAMTGDTLLNFVNNTLFPTLKELNVTPDTPIKKSIVKTTFEDANNYMKDGVLLRQVINVIDELDLSDYEESHAFGEIYESILRELQSAGSAGEFYTPRAVTEFMARAIQPKIGDRMADFACGTGGFITSWLKELSPRIQNTDDQAEYDNSIYGVEKKQFPYMLCITNMLLHGLDIPKIYHDNSLLRNVLDYTEEEQFDVILMNPPYGGSEKADVKKHFPADLASSETADLFMSVIMYRLKKNGRAAVILPDGFLFGTDNAKVSIKKKLLSEFNLHTIIRMPGSVFSPYTPITTNILFFDRTKPTTETWFYRLDKPEGYKNFSKTKPMKLEHFAPVVDWWVNRQELSVDGFNKAKKYTVQQLSEELGYNLDQCGYPNKEEEVLDPMDLILRYEEQRASLNAEIDRVLADITSLLGGAKQ; this is encoded by the coding sequence ATGAGCATATCAAATTTCATTAAAAGAATTCGTGACATCATGCGCAATGACTCAGGTATTAACGGTGACGCCCAGCGAATTGAGCAAATTGCATGGATGTTGTTTTTAAAGGTATATGACGCCAAGGAACAGGACTGGGATATGGACGAAGATGATTATCAGTCTATTATCCCAGAAGACTGCCGTTGGAACTGTTGGGCTGTGGATGACAAGAGCGGTAACGCCATGACAGGTGATACTTTACTGAACTTTGTTAACAACACGCTATTTCCAACGCTCAAGGAGCTGAATGTCACACCTGACACGCCTATTAAAAAATCCATTGTCAAGACGACCTTTGAAGACGCCAATAACTATATGAAAGACGGTGTCCTTCTTCGTCAGGTCATCAACGTCATTGACGAACTGGATCTGAGTGATTATGAGGAAAGTCATGCTTTCGGTGAAATCTATGAATCCATCCTGCGTGAATTGCAGAGTGCAGGTTCTGCTGGTGAGTTTTACACGCCACGTGCGGTAACAGAATTCATGGCGAGAGCCATACAACCGAAAATCGGTGATAGGATGGCGGACTTTGCCTGCGGCACCGGAGGCTTCATTACAAGCTGGCTGAAAGAACTCTCTCCGCGGATTCAGAACACGGATGACCAGGCTGAATATGATAACTCGATCTATGGTGTTGAGAAAAAGCAGTTCCCGTATATGTTGTGTATTACCAACATGCTTCTTCATGGCCTTGACATCCCCAAGATCTATCATGACAACTCTCTATTGCGGAATGTGCTGGACTATACGGAGGAAGAACAGTTCGATGTTATTTTGATGAATCCTCCGTACGGTGGGAGTGAAAAAGCAGACGTCAAGAAGCACTTCCCGGCCGACCTCGCTAGCAGTGAAACGGCAGACCTTTTCATGTCTGTCATCATGTATCGACTGAAGAAAAACGGTCGTGCAGCGGTCATCCTGCCGGACGGTTTCTTGTTCGGCACGGACAATGCGAAGGTTTCCATCAAGAAGAAACTCTTATCTGAATTCAATCTGCATACCATTATCCGTATGCCGGGAAGTGTGTTCTCGCCTTATACACCGATTACAACCAATATTCTGTTCTTCGACCGTACAAAACCGACCACAGAGACCTGGTTCTATCGTTTGGATAAGCCAGAGGGATATAAGAACTTCTCCAAAACAAAGCCTATGAAACTTGAGCATTTCGCACCGGTTGTCGATTGGTGGGTTAATCGGCAGGAACTAAGTGTAGACGGTTTTAACAAGGCAAAAAAATACACAGTCCAGCAACTTTCCGAGGAGTTAGGGTATAACCTCGACCAGTGTGGCTATCCAAATAAGGAAGAAGAGGTTCTAGACCCGATGGATTTAATTCTGCGGTACGAGGAGCAGCGGGCTTCGCTGAACGCCGAGATTGACCGGGTGTTGGCCGATATTACTTCTCTTCTTGGTGGTGCGAAGCAATGA
- a CDS encoding restriction endonuclease subunit S, whose protein sequence is MTPQELKNSILQLAIQGRLVEQRQEEGTGEELFQQIQTEKQKRIKAGTIKKEKPLPEITEHEKPFDIPEGWLWTRFGSIMQLLSGQDMTPTEYNDIAKGIPYITGASNIENSAIIINRWTESPKAIAHKGDLLLTCKGTVGKTAILTEDEVHIARQIMAITPYGVETKYIMYFIDTQIKALKSQAKSMIPGIERNNVLKLTFPLPPLAEQKRIVAKIEELLLYIDRYEQAWSKLEDFNKRFPGDMQKSILQMAIQGKLVEQNPEEGNGEELYQQIQAEKQRLIKAGTIKKVKPLPEITEDEKPFDIPESWKWVALQNIAISIVDCPHSTPKYYESKTEYHTIDTTCIDANGTIIGWRYVDGPTYTSRISRLEPKESDIIYTREGSICRAAILPDSKKICLGQRVMLIRCSEGVLPQYLKQFLMAPQTVLSLTAKQRGIGAKHINVSDVCRLMIPLPPLAEQKRIVAKLEEILPLCEKLK, encoded by the coding sequence ATGACCCCACAAGAACTGAAAAACAGTATTCTTCAATTAGCAATTCAAGGTAGACTGGTGGAACAGCGCCAGGAGGAAGGCACTGGAGAGGAACTGTTTCAGCAAATTCAAACTGAAAAGCAGAAACGCATCAAAGCTGGGACAATCAAGAAAGAAAAGCCTCTTCCAGAAATTACAGAGCATGAAAAACCATTTGACATTCCAGAGGGGTGGCTATGGACTCGATTTGGCTCCATCATGCAGCTTTTGTCAGGGCAGGATATGACTCCAACAGAATACAATGATATTGCGAAGGGTATTCCATACATTACAGGTGCAAGCAACATTGAAAACTCAGCCATTATTATCAATCGTTGGACAGAGTCTCCAAAGGCTATTGCCCACAAAGGTGATTTGCTGTTGACGTGTAAAGGGACTGTTGGTAAAACTGCGATTCTAACCGAAGACGAGGTTCACATTGCCCGACAGATAATGGCTATTACTCCATACGGAGTTGAAACAAAGTATATAATGTACTTTATTGATACCCAAATTAAGGCACTTAAGTCACAGGCAAAAAGCATGATCCCCGGAATTGAACGAAACAATGTTTTGAAACTCACTTTTCCGCTCCCGCCCCTTGCCGAGCAGAAACGGATTGTTGCCAAAATCGAAGAACTGCTACTGTACATCGACCGCTATGAACAGGCGTGGAGCAAGCTTGAAGATTTCAATAAGCGTTTCCCTGGCGATATGCAGAAATCAATCCTGCAGATGGCCATTCAAGGCAAGCTTGTCGAGCAAAACCCGGAGGAAGGCAACGGCGAGGAACTGTATCAGCAAATTCAAGCTGAAAAGCAGCGGCTTATTAAAGCCGGAACTATCAAAAAAGTAAAGCCTTTGCCGGAAATAACCGAGGATGAAAAACCGTTTGATATTCCTGAGAGTTGGAAGTGGGTAGCCCTTCAAAATATTGCTATATCAATTGTTGACTGTCCGCATTCTACGCCAAAGTATTACGAGTCTAAAACCGAATATCACACCATTGATACAACTTGTATAGATGCGAATGGAACAATCATAGGATGGCGTTATGTTGATGGTCCAACGTATACGTCTCGAATTTCCCGTTTAGAGCCAAAAGAAAGTGACATCATATACACTCGAGAAGGATCTATTTGCCGAGCTGCTATTCTTCCAGATTCAAAGAAAATATGTCTTGGGCAGCGGGTAATGCTTATCAGATGTTCAGAAGGAGTTTTGCCACAATACTTAAAGCAGTTCTTGATGGCACCTCAGACGGTACTATCGCTTACAGCCAAGCAGCGCGGAATTGGTGCAAAGCACATAAACGTATCTGATGTGTGTAGGTTGATGATTCCCCTCCCGCCTCTTGCCGAGCAGAAGCGTATTGTTGCCAAACTGGAAGAAATCCTGCCTTTGTGCGAGAAATTGAAATAA